In Planococcus shixiaomingii, the DNA window TTTAGAAGAAACAATAGGACATTAAGATTAAGGAAATTTAAAAAAGGATTTTGTTTGATTATTAAACAAGTATTTCCAACTATATTACAGACCGTAATATTTGCTACTTTCACGTAACGTAATTGACAAGTTTAAACTGTCGTTCTGTCATGTTCCTGAAATGTTAAGGTGTTATGATGCTTTACAGACAGTGAGAAGGAGGAATTTCATTTCATGAAAAAACAAATTATCACGTTCACGGCAGTTGCGGCATTAAGTGTAGGGCTAGCGAGCCAAGCTAGCGCTAATTCAGCGTATAAAGTAGAATCCGGGGACACGCTTTGGAGTATTTCTCAAGAGCAGAACGTATCAGTGGATCAATTAAAAGGATGGAATGGTTTGTCATCGGACATCATCTATCCTAGTCAAGAGCTTGAAGTAGCAGGACAAGCAAAACAACAAGTAGCAGCGGAAAAATCTTCGTACATAGTACAAAGTGGAGATACGCTATTTAAGATCGCTCAAGCACACGGCATTTCATTGGATGCATTAATGAGCTGGAACGGCATTACAGGGCATTGGATTTATCCAGGAGATAAATTAGTAGTTAAAGGTGGATCACCAATTTCGGTGCCGAAACCAGTTGAATCAGCAGCACCAGCAGAAAAAGTAGAAAAAGCAGCGGCTCCAGCTAAACAAGCGGCAGCAGCGCCGGCTAAAAAAGAAGCAGTGATAAAAGCATCTGCAGAACCGGTTTCTGGTAAAGAAATGACAGTAACTGCAACAGCTTATACAGCATTTTGTGCAGGTTGTTCAGGAATTACAGCTACAGGACAGGATCTTCGTTCAAATCCGAACCAAAAAGTAATCGCTGTAGACCCTACAGTTATTCCACTTGGCTCTAAAGTTTGGGTAGAAGGTTATGGAACAGCGATCGCTGGAGATACTGGCGGAGCAATCAAAGGAAACAAAATTGATTTGTTCATCCCATCACAAGATGCAGCTATGGATTTTGGCCGCAAAACAGTTAAAATCAAAATTTTAAACTAAGTAAATAAAGCTACAAAGCCGAGGTGTTCATTCCCTTGGCCTTTTTTTATGTAGAAAAGAAAGAGGCAACCCTCAAAGGTTGCCTTTTTCTTATTTTCTTATCTCGACTACTGGTACAACAGAACCCTCTTCTAACCGAAAGCGCACAATATTTTCATTTCCTTTTGTGAAGTTTGGGTCGGTTATAAGGCCAATCCCTTCTTTATGGACCGTTGCTGCATTACCTTCGACTCGAACTTCATTTTCGTGAAAAGGAATAGAACTGTTTTGAATCCTTTGTTCAATATTAAGTTCATCTTTTAATTGTTGTTGAAATTTATTCAAATACGCTTGGTTAAAGCATTCTACGAGAAAAAACATTAAAAGTGAAAAAAGGATGCCGAAAACTAATGCAGTCAAACTATCACGGAAAAAATATAGCGCAATGCTTGGAAGCAAAATCAACAAAATCAAAAACATGACGTTTGCTATTCGATAAAAATAGACAGTGCGTTGGGCTTTTTCAATTTCAGTTGAATAATGTTTTTTTGCAGAATGCACGTTCATAATTCCAAAACGCTCAAGGTCTTCTTCAAGCTGAGGATCAAATAAGCGGGTCAGTGTATAATCGGCCGTATTTGAATCAAAGCGATAGCGTAAATCCAATAGCGAATCTTTCCATCTTAAATAGGAAGGAATTTCTTTGACCGATAGCTTAGTTTCCATCGTTCCCATCCTTTCTTTTTGCATTAAAATTCCCTTTCTTTTTAGGAATAAACCAAAATTAGTAGGGTATTGATTGTAATATTTCGATAATTCTAATATATTAGACAAAAAGGGGGGGACCGAACGATGGCAAAGAAAGAAAAGAACTTCTCTAGACGCGACTTTTTGAAAACTTCCGGAATTGCCACAGGTGCTTTAATAGGCGGCGGTTTAATAGGCGGTTTGATCGGTTCGAATGTTTCTGGCAATAGTGGCGCGGGCACAGCTTCGCCTGCTCCAGGAACTGCTAACCAAGGGCAAATGAGTGTGCGGGGACTTCAATTTTTCAAAAACGATGTTGAATTTCAGGTACTTTCGCAAGCGGCAGAGCGAATTTTTCCAGAAGATGATTTAGGGCCTGGAGCTATCGGGCTTGGGGTGCCGTATTTTATTGATCAGCAATTAGCCGGGGCTTATGGTGAAAATTCAAAAGAATACATGCAGGGTCCTTTTTTTGAAGGAGAAAGTACACAAGGTTATCAAAGTCGCCTGAAAAGAAATGAAATGTTCCGCCAGGGGCTTATCCTCATGCAAACAGAAGCACAACGGCGTTTCAATAAGGATTTTGTAGAACTTGATGGCGGACAAATGGATGAAATTTTAACGGCTTTCCAAGAAGATGAATTAGAAATGAAAGGGGTTTCTTCTCTCTTCTTCTTCAGACTGTTCCGAATGGCTGTGTTAGAAGGAGCTTATGCAGACCCTATCTATGGCGGCAATCAGAATATGGATGGCTGGAGAATGAAAGGTTTTCCAGGTCATCAAGCATCTTATATCAATCAAATAGAAAGCGAAGAATTTGCGGAGATAGAACCCAAATCGATTGGCAACATGAACCATTAATAGGGGGAATTTGAATGGTGACAACATTAGATAAAGTCGATGTAGTGACGGTAGGAGTGGGTTGGACGGGCGGAATCATTGCTGCTGAATGCGCAAAAGAAGGGCTTAAAGTAGTGGGGCTTGAACGCGGGCGCGAACGCAGCACACAAGATTTTTCAATGGTCCATGACGAATATCGGTACGCTATCCGGTATGAGCTGATGCAGGATTTGTCGAAAGAAACGGTGACCTTCCGAAATAACCGGAAACAGCGGGCATTGCCGATGCGGCAAATGGGATCATTTCTGCTTGGAGAAGGACTGGGCGGATCCGGGACTCACTGGAACGGGCAGAACTGGCGGTTTTTGCCTTATGATTTTCAAATTAAATCAATGACTGAAGAAAAGTACGGAAAAAATAAACTTTCAGCAGACTACACTCTTCAGGATTGGGGAATTACGTATGATGAATTAGAGCCTTATTTTGACCGCTTTGAAAAAACGGCCGGAATTTCTGGCGAGGCCACAAATCCCTTTTGGGGACAGCGCTCTGCTGAGTACCCGACTCCTCCAATGAAAAAAACGCCAATCTTGCAGAGATTCGAAACGGCTTCGAAAAATCTTGGCTATTCACCTTTTATGTTGCCATCAGCAAACTTATCGGAAACGTATAAAAATCCGGATGGAAAAACGATTAACGCTTGCCAATATTGCGGTTTCTGTGAACGCTTTGGCTGTGAATATGGAGCGAAGTCTTCTCCAGAAATCACCGTTGTTCCAACAGCTTTAGAAACGGGCAACTTTGAGATTAAATTTAATGCCAATGCCGTGGAAATCTTAAAAGAAGGCGATAAAGTAACGGGAGTCAAATACGTGGATACCGTCACTTTTGAAGAATTCATTCAACCGGCAGAAGTGGTTGTGTTGACGAGTTACATGATGAATAACGCCAAACTTTTAATGGTCTCGAAAATTGGTGAACAATACGATCCGGAAACCGGACGCGGAACGTTGGGCAAGAATTATGCTTATCAAATTTTACCGGGCGCTTCTGGATTTTTTGATGAACAAATGAATGTCTTTATGGGCGCTGGGGCGCTTGGCATGACAGTTGACGATTTTAACGGCGACAACTTTGACCATAATGACTTGGATTTTATCCATGGAGCTAGTTTGTCCATCACTCAAACAGGCCTTCGCCCAATCCTAACCAACCCGATTCCGCCTGATACCCCATCTTGGGGAGCGGATTTCAAAAAAGCTTCCATCCATAATTACACAAGAACGTTAAGCGTCGGCGGACAAGGGGCTTCGATGCCACATAAAGAAAACTATATGTCCTTAGACGGCACATACAAAGACATTTACGGAGTGCCTTTACTGCAATTAACATACAACTTCACTGATCAGGATAGAGCATTGCACGCTTATTTAACTGAAAAAGCTGCAGGCATCATGCAGGAAATGGGAGCTAAAACGGTAGTAGGCGGAAATCCGATTTCCGACTATGATATTGTCCCTTACCAGACCACACATAACACCGGTGGTACGATGATGGGCTCAAGCCGTGACGATAGTGTCGTCAACAACTATTTGCAGCACTGGGATGCTGAAAACTTATTTGTTGTAGGAGCCGGAAATTTTGCCCATAACGGTGGATACAATCCGACAGGAACGGTAGGAGCGCTTGCTTACCGGTGTGCAGAAGGAATCATTAAATACAGCAAAGACGGGGGAACCCTCGTTTAAAAACAGGAGGTTATGCAGTATGTTTTCATCCATTGGAGTTCCAGGGTTAATCGTTATTTTAATTATTGTCCTTATTCTTTTCGGACCGAAAAAACTGCCGGAAATCGGTGGCGCTGTTGGAAAGACGCTAGCAGAATTCAAACGTTCCACAAAAGGGATTATGGATGATGACGAAACACCGGCACAGAAACCGGCACAAGCAACTATTCAACCGCCGCTGCCAACTCCTGTAGAGGTTACAGCAGCTGAAGAGAAAAAATCTGAAACATTATGAAGGTGGCTAAATGGATCCGTATGGAGAGAAAAAACTCATAAGCCCGTTGCATAAAAAAGCGGCTCGGCCTGAAGAATCTGTAGAACAAATAAAGATGGAAACTCCACGACAACCAGAACCGCCAATGGTGCCTGCGGAAGAAGACACGCATTTGGAAACCTTGATTGATCATCTAGGAGAATTAAGGAAGCAGCTTATCAAAAGCGCTTTTGTTTTCTTATTCTTTTTAATCGTAGTATTTTCTACAATCAACTACTGGTTTCCTTATGTTGTAAAAGGACATGATTTGGTCATTTTAGGACCCATGGAAGTTATCAGGTTTTATACATCTATATCCATGACATTGGCTCTTGGGCTTTCGTTGCCTTTCCTTTGCTATTTCTTATGGCAATTTGTGAAACCGGGATTAAAAGAGGAAGAATCGAAATTCATCGGCTTGTATTCGCCGGTTATGCTTTTCCTTTTTCTTATCGGTGTCGCTTTCGGCTATTTTGTGGTCAATCCACTGAGCTACAATTTTTTGCTTGGAATGGGAGCGGTCAATTTTGCGGTAATGATTTCAGCGAGCGAATATATCCATTTCTTAATCATCACTACCGTTCCATTAGGCTTGATGTTTGAATTGCCGATTGTCGCTTTGTTTCTATCTTCAATCGGATTGCTTACTTCAGCTAATATGAAAAAAATTCGAAAATGGTCCTATTTGGTTATCACAATCGTAGCTGCTGTCATCACACCACCTGACTTTCTTAGCCAATTTATTATTATGATTCCAATGATCATTTTATACGAAACAAGCATTTACTTGATCAAGCGCATTGAAACAAAAAAAGCGAATATGGAATCATCCGCTGTCTAAAGGAAGAAAGAGGCTGTGCAATTACACAGTCTCTTTCTCTTTTTGAAAGAAAATTCCGATTATAAAGTGGAATTCGTTAGGAAACTCCTATACACTGAAAAAGAACACGAAGAAATTAACGATAATCAGCAAACTACATACCATAATGAGGAGGCTACAAAATGACCGTAAAATTAAGGGAAATCAAAGATTTAACAACGGTAGATGTCTCGAATTTAGTGGAGGAAAGCGAAGCTGAAGGATATCGTTTTCTTAAGCGATTGGTCAGCCAATATGAAGATGGCACCAATACGTTCAATAAAGCAGGAGAAGTGCTATATGGTGTGTGGGATGACAAAGAACAGTTAGTAGCCATCGGCGGTTTAAACCGCGATCCTTATTCAACTAAAGGCGGCATCGGAAGGCTTCGCCGGTTCTATATTTCGCAGCATGTACGCAGGCAAGGCATCGGCACAATGCTGTTAAAAGCAATCGTCGATCATGGCCGCGGCCATTTTAACGAAGTTGTGGTGCGGACGGATTCTGCTACTGCAGATGCTTTTTACCGGGCCAATGGATTTTCTGCAGACCTTGGACTGCCGGAAGCCACGCATAGTCTTCGGTTAGATGACGCTTACAGTAAAGCAGCTGAATAAAAATAAAATAAATAGATGGAACTAGCGGTTTGCAATGGCAAGCCGTTTTTTCTCGTGAAGATAACAGGGGGAACGACAGATGAGAAGAGTGACTGTGACTGACTATAACCCGGAGTGGGAAACCCAATTTGAATTAGCCGCAGCTGAAATTCGAAAAGTTTTGGGTGAAGAATGCGTGGCAGTTTATCATATTGGCAGCACCTCGGTTCAAGGACTGGCCGCAAAACCGGTAATTGATTTGATGCCAGTGGTAAGAGACATTCAAAAAATCGATCGTTTCAATGAAGAAATGGCTAAAATCGGCTTTGTTGCCAAAGGGGAAAATGGGCTTACGGGCAGGCGGTATTTCCAAAAAGGCGGGGATGAGCGAACACATCACGTTCACGTATATCAAGAAGGGAACAAAGAAATAGCACGCCATTTGGTTTTCTGTAATTATCTTAGAGAAAACCCCCGGGTAGCAGAAGAATATGGTACGTTAAAAAAGAAATTAGCTAAAGAGCATCCTTATGATATTCAGAAGTATATTGAAGGAAAAGAGCCGTTAGTGATTCAAATTGAAAAACGAGCAATGGGAGAGATTTGATGGAAATGTCGAACTGGAAAGGCGCGGCAGGCGTCTGCGTCAACGAAAAAAACGAAGTATTGCTAGTGCTGCAAGGGCCTCCTGGAGAAGAGAAAAAATGGGGAGTGCCATCAGGGGGACAAGAAGCGGGAGAAACGCTACAAGAAAGCTGCGAGCGGGAATTCGCGGAGGAAACAGGTTTGACGGTTCGGGCTCTTGAAGAACTTATGGTGAAAAGCGGAACTTATGAAGATGCCGCTGTATCGTTTGAGCTCCATTATTTTGAAGTGGAAGTGACGGGCGGAGAAATTACTTTACTTGAAGGCGATGAATGGATTGCGGAGGTCGCCTGGAAACCGATTAGTGAACTTTCGGAGTTGGATTTGGCTTATCCGGACGATATTCCGCTAATCCAATCGCTAGTCAAAAACTAAGGAGAATGAAAAACTGCACTTTATTCGCAAGATTATAATAAAAGAAAAGCGGGTATTTAAAGAGTAACCACATTTCTAGGAGGAGCACCAATGAAGAAAGACGATCATGAAGGCGAAGAGCTGATTCCGAGAGTTGAGCCGCATCGAGATACGCCGCCACAGCCTGAAAAGGATTTTGAATTGTTGCCGGACAAAGACCTGGAGTATAGAGAAAATTCGAATCAAAAGTATAGAGACACTGGCCAAAGTGACGATAGCGATAAGTAAAGCAAGCCTGCGGCGGCTTGCTTTTTCGATATTGAAAAGGGGTGATTCATGATGCCACAGCACGCATTCAAAGATGCAATTTGGCAAGAAGGGGATTTAGATGAACTGAATTTCCAGACTTTCATGCCGACAAATAAGGTAATGCATTCATGGATTAAGGAATGCGGAGAAATTACAGTCAACGTTTTACATACTGAAACTTCCAATCCTGGCCATGAAGCTATTTGGGGCTCGTTAGTATTCAGGCAAAGCCAGCAGCAGCGAAGTGCCAAAGATGTCTTTCATTTTTACTTATCCAGGGAGGCATTGGTGACGAACGAACTGGCTTTTGAAACAGACGAAGACCTGGACGAAGAAGCCATTCTTAGGCAAATGCAAAATGCTTCTTCTTCAATCGAACTTATGATGATTATGCTTGGGAAAATGTCCAATGCCATCCTGCGGAAAATTGACCTTTTCGAAGAACGGCTCCACAATTTATTGTGGGCAATCGAAGAAAAAAACAATAGACAGACATTTGAGGAAATCCAGAGCGTCCGCCATGAGATTTTTTTGTGGAAACATCTTGTTATTGGCTTTTTGGAAATTAAAATGGCTATACCGGAAGTGTTTGGAAAAGCGGTGCAAGAAGAGCCGGAATTTTACCGCACATCTACGCGAATAGACCGTTGCTCAATGTTGGTCGAGTCATATGAAGATGAAATCAATAACTTGGTTGACATGGAAAACGTACTTGCCAGTTATCGAGGAAATGAAATTGCTAAAACGTTGACAGTCTTGGCGACCCTGTTCACTCCCCTCATGGCATTTGGTGGATTATGGGGGATGAATTTCATTAATATGCCGGAACTGCAGTTGTCATTTGGTTACCCCATTGCTCTTACCATTATTATCACAACAACTGTAGTTTTGTATCTTTACTTGAAGAGACGCGGCTGGATCGGCGATGTCTTGAAAACTGCCGATCCGAAGTCGAAATACAACGCTTAGTAACAGGAAAACGGGAATCAGCATTCCCGTTTTTGCTGTCTTTTTTGTTTTTAAACAAAAGAATATTCTGATTTCTATTGACTGCTTTCTTCGCTTCGCCTATTATAAAAGAAATGAACGAAGGAGGTGGGTAAGATGAATCATACTGGTAAGCGCATGACGGATTGCGAAGAATATTTGTACATCCTTCATGGCGTCTTTTTCACTGGAGTAGCTGCAAGGGACAAGTCTGTCCTTTTTCAGACAACTGCATGGAGTGAAAATAACCAGTAAGAGACATCTGCCTACGAACGGATTTACAAAAGGGCATGCGTCTGTGCATGCTCTTTTTTGTATGGCTACGTCTCTTCAACGAAAGGGAGAGAACGATGATTATTAGCCAATTTCAACAAATTATGTGCCATTTCGCAACACAAAAATTATTCAACCATATAAAAGGAGAAGTTGCGGAAGGGCAGCGGATCGGCTTGGTAGGGCGCAATGGCGAAGGGAAAACAACCTTGCTGAATGTGCTGGCCGGCAATTTGCAGCCGACTGAAGGATCAGTGACCTGGAAAAAAGGAAGTGCTATCGGATTATTAAAGCAATCTCCAGACGAAGCGGGAGAGTTGACGGTTTACGAATTGCTTTCGGCTGTCTTTTCAGAACTTGCGGCTATCCAAGACCAGTTGGCAACTATGGAAAAGGGGATGGCAACAGCTTCTCCGGAAGAAATGGAACGGCTGCTCTTACGTTACGGTAAGGTTCAGGATGACTTTATTCAGCGGGGCGGTTATGAAATCGACGTCCGAATCGATCAAGTGCTGAATGGGTTGAAAATCAAACAATTGAAGTTCGAGGAGTGGCGGTATTTAAGCGGAGGCGAACGCACGAAGGTAGGTCTCGCCAAGTTGCTGCTGCAAGAACCGGATTTGCTGTTGCTTGATGAACCGACCAACCATTTGGATTTGGAAGCTATTGAGTGGCTTGCAGGGTTTATTGCCCATTATAAAGGGACAATTGTGCTGGTTTCGCATGACCGCTACTTCCTTGATGAAACGGTGACCCACATTTGGGAGCTCGATCAAGGGGATTTGATCCAATACAAAGGAAATTATTCAGCTTACGTCAAAGAACGTGAGGCCCGACTGTTGGTTGAATTCCAGCAGTATCAAGACCAGCAAAAGAAAATCCAGAAAATGAAAGAAACAATCAAGCGGCTGAAAGAATGGGCGAACCGGGCGAATCCGCCAAACGCGGGAATGCACAGAAGAGCCAAGAGTATGGAGAAAGCACTGGCGCGAATCGAAGTGCTGGATCGGCCTGTGTTGTCGAAAAAACAGATGGCGCTTGATTTTCAAACGAAAGACCGAAGCGGTAAAGATGTGGTGCGGATGGAAGATGTGTGGAAAGAGTTCGGTGATCGGATTTTATTCCATGATGTTTCCCTGCATATCCGCTATGGAGAACGCGTGGCGATTGTCGGATCCAACGGAACGGGGAAAACTACGCTGCTGAATATGATTTTGGGTAGGGAATCTGTGGATGCGGGAGAAATTCGGCTTGGCAGTGGCCTGTCGATCGGCTATTTGTCTCAACATACGCTCGAAATGGACAATGACCGGACAATCATCCAAGAATTTCGAGATGTCGTTCCGGTTTCCGAGTATGATGCCCGGCCGCTGTTGGCGAAATTTTTGTTTTTTGGCAATATGGTGTTTCAACCGGTCCGACAATTAAGCGGTGGAGAGCGGATGCGGCTCAGATTGGCCCAGCTGATGCATATGAACCACAACTTGCTTGTTTTAGACGAACCGACCAACCATCTAGATTTAGAAGCGAAAGAAGTTATGGAAGAAGCACTCGCTGATTTTCCGGGAACCATCATTTCAGTCTCGCATGACCGCTAT includes these proteins:
- a CDS encoding magnesium transporter CorA family protein, giving the protein MMPQHAFKDAIWQEGDLDELNFQTFMPTNKVMHSWIKECGEITVNVLHTETSNPGHEAIWGSLVFRQSQQQRSAKDVFHFYLSREALVTNELAFETDEDLDEEAILRQMQNASSSIELMMIMLGKMSNAILRKIDLFEERLHNLLWAIEEKNNRQTFEEIQSVRHEIFLWKHLVIGFLEIKMAIPEVFGKAVQEEPEFYRTSTRIDRCSMLVESYEDEINNLVDMENVLASYRGNEIAKTLTVLATLFTPLMAFGGLWGMNFINMPELQLSFGYPIALTIIITTTVVLYLYLKRRGWIGDVLKTADPKSKYNA
- a CDS encoding gluconate 2-dehydrogenase subunit 3 family protein, with amino-acid sequence MAKKEKNFSRRDFLKTSGIATGALIGGGLIGGLIGSNVSGNSGAGTASPAPGTANQGQMSVRGLQFFKNDVEFQVLSQAAERIFPEDDLGPGAIGLGVPYFIDQQLAGAYGENSKEYMQGPFFEGESTQGYQSRLKRNEMFRQGLILMQTEAQRRFNKDFVELDGGQMDEILTAFQEDELEMKGVSSLFFFRLFRMAVLEGAYADPIYGGNQNMDGWRMKGFPGHQASYINQIESEEFAEIEPKSIGNMNH
- a CDS encoding GNAT family N-acetyltransferase, translating into MTVKLREIKDLTTVDVSNLVEESEAEGYRFLKRLVSQYEDGTNTFNKAGEVLYGVWDDKEQLVAIGGLNRDPYSTKGGIGRLRRFYISQHVRRQGIGTMLLKAIVDHGRGHFNEVVVRTDSATADAFYRANGFSADLGLPEATHSLRLDDAYSKAAE
- a CDS encoding LysM peptidoglycan-binding domain-containing protein, with translation MKKQIITFTAVAALSVGLASQASANSAYKVESGDTLWSISQEQNVSVDQLKGWNGLSSDIIYPSQELEVAGQAKQQVAAEKSSYIVQSGDTLFKIAQAHGISLDALMSWNGITGHWIYPGDKLVVKGGSPISVPKPVESAAPAEKVEKAAAPAKQAAAAPAKKEAVIKASAEPVSGKEMTVTATAYTAFCAGCSGITATGQDLRSNPNQKVIAVDPTVIPLGSKVWVEGYGTAIAGDTGGAIKGNKIDLFIPSQDAAMDFGRKTVKIKILN
- a CDS encoding GrpB family protein, yielding MRRVTVTDYNPEWETQFELAAAEIRKVLGEECVAVYHIGSTSVQGLAAKPVIDLMPVVRDIQKIDRFNEEMAKIGFVAKGENGLTGRRYFQKGGDERTHHVHVYQEGNKEIARHLVFCNYLRENPRVAEEYGTLKKKLAKEHPYDIQKYIEGKEPLVIQIEKRAMGEI
- the abc-f gene encoding ribosomal protection-like ABC-F family protein, translated to MIISQFQQIMCHFATQKLFNHIKGEVAEGQRIGLVGRNGEGKTTLLNVLAGNLQPTEGSVTWKKGSAIGLLKQSPDEAGELTVYELLSAVFSELAAIQDQLATMEKGMATASPEEMERLLLRYGKVQDDFIQRGGYEIDVRIDQVLNGLKIKQLKFEEWRYLSGGERTKVGLAKLLLQEPDLLLLDEPTNHLDLEAIEWLAGFIAHYKGTIVLVSHDRYFLDETVTHIWELDQGDLIQYKGNYSAYVKEREARLLVEFQQYQDQQKKIQKMKETIKRLKEWANRANPPNAGMHRRAKSMEKALARIEVLDRPVLSKKQMALDFQTKDRSGKDVVRMEDVWKEFGDRILFHDVSLHIRYGERVAIVGSNGTGKTTLLNMILGRESVDAGEIRLGSGLSIGYLSQHTLEMDNDRTIIQEFRDVVPVSEYDARPLLAKFLFFGNMVFQPVRQLSGGERMRLRLAQLMHMNHNLLVLDEPTNHLDLEAKEVMEEALADFPGTIISVSHDRYFLDKLFPVTYWLHNETIERFDGNYTFAREKKKAVAVK
- the tatC gene encoding twin-arginine translocase subunit TatC; its protein translation is MDPYGEKKLISPLHKKAARPEESVEQIKMETPRQPEPPMVPAEEDTHLETLIDHLGELRKQLIKSAFVFLFFLIVVFSTINYWFPYVVKGHDLVILGPMEVIRFYTSISMTLALGLSLPFLCYFLWQFVKPGLKEEESKFIGLYSPVMLFLFLIGVAFGYFVVNPLSYNFLLGMGAVNFAVMISASEYIHFLIITTVPLGLMFELPIVALFLSSIGLLTSANMKKIRKWSYLVITIVAAVITPPDFLSQFIIMIPMIILYETSIYLIKRIETKKANMESSAV
- a CDS encoding GMC family oxidoreductase; translated protein: MVTTLDKVDVVTVGVGWTGGIIAAECAKEGLKVVGLERGRERSTQDFSMVHDEYRYAIRYELMQDLSKETVTFRNNRKQRALPMRQMGSFLLGEGLGGSGTHWNGQNWRFLPYDFQIKSMTEEKYGKNKLSADYTLQDWGITYDELEPYFDRFEKTAGISGEATNPFWGQRSAEYPTPPMKKTPILQRFETASKNLGYSPFMLPSANLSETYKNPDGKTINACQYCGFCERFGCEYGAKSSPEITVVPTALETGNFEIKFNANAVEILKEGDKVTGVKYVDTVTFEEFIQPAEVVVLTSYMMNNAKLLMVSKIGEQYDPETGRGTLGKNYAYQILPGASGFFDEQMNVFMGAGALGMTVDDFNGDNFDHNDLDFIHGASLSITQTGLRPILTNPIPPDTPSWGADFKKASIHNYTRTLSVGGQGASMPHKENYMSLDGTYKDIYGVPLLQLTYNFTDQDRALHAYLTEKAAGIMQEMGAKTVVGGNPISDYDIVPYQTTHNTGGTMMGSSRDDSVVNNYLQHWDAENLFVVGAGNFAHNGGYNPTGTVGALAYRCAEGIIKYSKDGGTLV
- the tatA gene encoding twin-arginine translocase TatA/TatE family subunit, which produces MFSSIGVPGLIVILIIVLILFGPKKLPEIGGAVGKTLAEFKRSTKGIMDDDETPAQKPAQATIQPPLPTPVEVTAAEEKKSETL
- a CDS encoding NUDIX hydrolase; its protein translation is MSNWKGAAGVCVNEKNEVLLVLQGPPGEEKKWGVPSGGQEAGETLQESCEREFAEETGLTVRALEELMVKSGTYEDAAVSFELHYFEVEVTGGEITLLEGDEWIAEVAWKPISELSELDLAYPDDIPLIQSLVKN